A window of Exiguobacterium sp. FSL W8-0210 contains these coding sequences:
- a CDS encoding deoxynucleoside kinase, whose amino-acid sequence MFITVEGPIGVGKTSLANAISHHFSFSMLREIVEENPFLGKFYEDIEEWSFQTEMFFLCNRFKQLDDIERHYLSKQRSVVADYHIFKNLIFAHRSLKVEHLEKYEQIYSILTTDMPKPDAVIYLNASIDTLMKRVALRGREIEENMSRAYLEQLAEDYETFVTEYQSKHPEVKIIRFDGDALDFVKRPEDLEYVLTTIRNELYEGANHA is encoded by the coding sequence ATGTTCATAACGGTTGAAGGACCGATTGGTGTAGGCAAAACATCACTTGCGAACGCCATCAGTCACCATTTCTCTTTTTCTATGTTACGCGAAATCGTCGAAGAAAATCCCTTTCTTGGAAAGTTCTATGAAGATATCGAAGAATGGAGCTTCCAGACGGAAATGTTCTTCTTGTGCAATCGCTTCAAACAACTCGATGATATCGAACGTCATTACCTCAGTAAACAACGCTCTGTCGTTGCTGATTACCATATCTTTAAGAACTTGATTTTTGCACACCGCTCTCTGAAGGTAGAGCATCTTGAGAAGTACGAACAAATCTATTCGATCCTGACGACAGACATGCCGAAACCGGATGCTGTCATCTACTTGAACGCAAGCATCGACACCTTGATGAAACGTGTTGCGCTGCGCGGACGAGAAATCGAAGAAAACATGTCACGTGCCTATCTCGAACAATTAGCCGAGGATTACGAGACATTCGTCACGGAATACCAATCCAAACATCCGGAAGTCAAAATCATCCGTTTCGACGGGGATGCACTCGACTTCGTCAAGCGGCCGGAAGATCTCGAGTACGTCTTGACGACGATCCGGAACGAATTATATGAAGGAGCGAACCACGCATGA
- the tadA gene encoding tRNA adenosine(34) deaminase TadA, with translation MERQEHYMRLAIEEAKKAEAIGEVPIGCVIVKDDEVIATGYNHRETDQQATAHAELIAIEEACRKLGNWRLEGCELYVTLEPCPMCAGAIMLSRIEHVIFGAVDPKGGCCGTLMNLVQDDRFNHVSELTSGILEKECGEMLTTFFRELRAKKKARKWAMGCITPDETV, from the coding sequence ATGGAACGACAGGAACACTATATGCGCCTTGCGATCGAAGAGGCGAAAAAGGCAGAAGCGATCGGTGAAGTTCCGATCGGATGTGTCATCGTCAAAGACGATGAAGTCATCGCGACGGGCTACAATCACCGGGAAACGGATCAACAAGCGACGGCACATGCCGAGTTGATCGCGATTGAGGAAGCGTGCCGAAAACTCGGTAATTGGCGACTGGAAGGATGCGAGTTATACGTGACACTCGAACCGTGTCCGATGTGTGCAGGGGCCATCATGCTGTCACGAATCGAACATGTCATCTTTGGTGCCGTTGATCCGAAAGGTGGATGTTGTGGAACACTGATGAACCTGGTGCAAGACGATCGGTTCAATCATGTCTCAGAGCTGACGAGCGGTATATTAGAAAAAGAGTGTGGGGAGATGCTAACGACGTTCTTTCGGGAACTACGTGCGAAAAAGAAAGCACGAAAGTGGGCAATGGGTTGCATCACACCAGATGAAACAGTATAA
- a CDS encoding IS1182 family transposase, producing MFKDYNMNQLVLPLDLEVRLQENDIAFAVHHLVESIPDDVFEPFMRTTGCPAYHPRMMMKIILCAYTQSVFSGRKIEGLLSDSLRMMWLAQGNAPSYRTINRFRVHPAVTPILKQAFVTFRCHLVEMGEINEEAIFIDGTKLEANANRYTFVWRKSIERHSASLVDKSNRIYDNLVEQDILPEIERENPDELTLSELEHMGEAVDAHIASINQKIEASTDTQERKRLRSERKEPRLLRKEITDFIERKQRYALQKRTLAGRNSYSKTDTDATFMRMKEDHMQNGQLKPGYNVQIATEGQYTLAYDIYPNPTDARTLLPFLDEVSSYLPLPPHIVADAGYGSQENYQDILMRRGRIPLIPYTMFEKEKSRKWRNDPFNTANWSYDETADRFVCPNGQDVTFRYMSKRTDRYGFTRDFKVYESEGCDGCPFRSRCTKAEEGRHRQVHINTSWEEQKEQMKKWLSDQKTGSLYAKRKIDVEPVFGYLKANLSFTRFSVRGKAKVKRELGFILMAVNLRKWLIQSVARRAA from the coding sequence ATGTTTAAAGATTATAACATGAACCAGCTGGTTCTGCCCTTAGATTTAGAAGTTCGTCTTCAAGAAAATGATATTGCGTTCGCTGTCCACCATCTCGTCGAATCCATTCCAGACGATGTGTTCGAGCCTTTCATGCGCACGACAGGATGCCCGGCTTACCATCCACGCATGATGATGAAAATTATCTTATGTGCCTACACACAATCGGTCTTCTCCGGTCGGAAGATTGAAGGATTACTATCCGATAGTCTGCGGATGATGTGGCTAGCACAAGGGAATGCGCCGAGCTATCGTACCATCAACCGTTTTCGAGTGCATCCCGCAGTCACTCCGATATTGAAGCAAGCCTTCGTTACCTTCCGTTGCCATCTCGTCGAGATGGGAGAAATCAATGAAGAAGCCATCTTTATCGATGGTACAAAGTTAGAGGCGAATGCGAACCGATATACCTTTGTTTGGCGGAAATCGATTGAACGTCATAGTGCGTCTCTCGTGGACAAATCGAATCGTATCTATGACAACCTCGTCGAACAAGACATCCTACCGGAAATTGAACGAGAAAACCCGGACGAGCTTACTCTCTCAGAACTCGAACACATGGGTGAAGCTGTAGACGCACATATCGCTTCCATCAACCAAAAAATCGAGGCGAGTACGGACACCCAAGAAAGAAAACGTCTGCGTTCTGAACGGAAGGAACCACGTCTCCTTCGAAAGGAAATTACAGATTTCATCGAGCGGAAACAGAGATACGCCCTTCAAAAGAGGACGCTCGCTGGACGGAACAGCTATTCGAAAACGGACACGGACGCGACGTTCATGCGAATGAAAGAAGATCATATGCAAAATGGACAACTCAAACCAGGCTATAACGTTCAAATCGCGACCGAAGGACAATACACACTCGCTTATGATATTTATCCGAATCCGACGGATGCCCGGACGTTACTCCCCTTTTTAGATGAGGTCAGCTCATATTTACCACTACCACCGCATATCGTTGCGGATGCCGGCTATGGGAGTCAGGAGAATTATCAGGATATTCTGATGCGCCGTGGGCGCATTCCACTCATCCCTTACACGATGTTCGAAAAAGAAAAGTCGCGAAAATGGCGCAACGATCCCTTTAACACAGCGAACTGGTCTTACGATGAAACGGCGGATCGGTTTGTGTGCCCGAATGGACAGGACGTAACGTTCCGTTACATGTCCAAGAGAACAGATCGTTACGGATTCACGCGTGATTTCAAGGTGTATGAAAGTGAAGGGTGTGATGGCTGCCCGTTCCGCTCCCGTTGTACAAAGGCCGAAGAAGGGCGTCACCGACAGGTACACATAAACACTTCATGGGAAGAACAAAAAGAACAGATGAAAAAATGGCTTTCAGATCAAAAAACAGGATCCCTCTATGCGAAACGGAAGATAGACGTGGAACCAGTTTTTGGATATCTGAAGGCTAATTTGAGTTTCACTCGCTTTTCTGTGCGAGGAAAAGCGAAGGTGAAGCGTGAGCTCGGCTTCATCCTCATGGCCGTAAATTTGAGGAAATGGCTCATCCAAAGCGTTGCCCGAAGGGCAGCTTGA
- the serS gene encoding serine--tRNA ligase → MIDIKRLRQDFDAIQEKLAHRGEDLTDMNRFLALDEKRRELIARTEVLKAERNEATKKIAELKRNKENADEAIAAMRSVGDEIKTLDDELRDVEATLNQLLLGIPNIPHDSVPVGSSEDDNVVLREVGDKPAFDFEAVPHWDLMEQLKIVDVERAGKVTGSRFVFYRGAGARLERALINFMMDLHQDQHGYTEILPPLMVNRDSMTGTGQLPKFEEDAFKIEETNYFLVPTAEVPVTNMHREEILTADQLPIGYAAYSQCFRSEAGSAGRDTRGLIRQHQFNKVELVRFVKPEESYEQLELLTGQAEMVLKKLKLPYQVLSMCTADLGFTAAKKYDIEVWMPSQGVYREISSCSNFEDFQARRAQIRFRREANAKPEFVHTLNGSALAVGRTVAAILENYQQADGSVVIPEVLRPYMGGLEVIQA, encoded by the coding sequence ATGATTGATATTAAACGATTACGCCAAGATTTTGACGCCATTCAAGAAAAGTTAGCGCACCGAGGAGAGGACTTGACGGACATGAACCGTTTCCTCGCACTTGATGAGAAACGCCGAGAACTGATTGCGCGGACAGAAGTGTTGAAAGCAGAACGAAATGAAGCAACGAAAAAAATCGCTGAACTCAAGCGCAATAAGGAAAACGCGGACGAAGCGATCGCTGCGATGCGTAGTGTCGGAGATGAGATCAAGACGCTTGACGACGAGTTACGTGATGTCGAAGCGACATTGAACCAACTTCTCCTCGGTATTCCAAACATTCCACATGACAGCGTACCGGTCGGTTCTTCTGAAGACGATAACGTCGTCTTACGTGAAGTCGGTGACAAACCAGCGTTTGACTTCGAAGCGGTCCCACACTGGGATTTGATGGAGCAATTAAAAATCGTCGATGTCGAGCGTGCTGGAAAAGTAACAGGTAGCCGTTTCGTCTTTTACCGCGGAGCGGGTGCACGTCTTGAGCGGGCATTGATTAACTTCATGATGGATCTCCATCAAGATCAGCACGGCTACACAGAAATCTTGCCACCACTCATGGTCAACCGTGACTCTATGACAGGAACAGGACAATTGCCGAAGTTCGAAGAGGATGCCTTTAAGATCGAAGAGACGAACTACTTCCTCGTACCGACAGCAGAAGTTCCGGTGACGAACATGCACCGTGAAGAAATCCTAACAGCAGATCAGTTACCGATCGGCTATGCGGCGTACAGCCAATGTTTCCGTTCAGAAGCTGGTTCTGCCGGACGCGATACACGCGGTTTGATCCGTCAGCACCAATTCAATAAAGTTGAACTCGTTCGTTTCGTCAAACCAGAAGAATCTTACGAGCAGCTTGAATTGTTAACAGGACAAGCAGAGATGGTCTTGAAAAAGCTGAAACTGCCGTATCAAGTATTGAGCATGTGTACAGCTGATCTCGGATTCACGGCTGCGAAGAAATACGACATCGAAGTCTGGATGCCAAGCCAAGGCGTCTACCGTGAAATCTCTTCTTGTTCAAACTTTGAAGATTTCCAAGCACGCCGGGCACAGATTCGTTTCCGCCGCGAAGCGAACGCAAAACCAGAATTCGTTCACACGTTAAACGGTTCTGCCCTTGCAGTCGGTCGGACAGTTGCTGCAATCTTAGAGAACTACCAGCAAGCGGATGGATCAGTTGTTATTCCAGAAGTGCTTCGTCCATACATGGGTGGTCTTGAAGTGATCCAAGCTTAA
- a CDS encoding DinB family protein, whose protein sequence is MNEQTKESLLSHYAMTMTYVKDLEQISEEAWRTSYAEGKWTIAEIIGHLSPWDRFMVAERIPYLLACEPFRVAPDSQAVNEEAAKMSREQQRILTIDEFLVSRDLLRRAVELIPEERLQDKVVIKDKELTIGQFLGAMAQHDLHHMEQINQVIG, encoded by the coding sequence ATGAACGAACAAACAAAAGAATCGTTGCTTTCGCATTATGCGATGACGATGACATATGTAAAAGACTTAGAACAGATTTCAGAAGAGGCATGGCGAACATCGTATGCAGAAGGTAAATGGACGATTGCTGAGATCATCGGTCACTTATCACCATGGGATCGCTTCATGGTCGCAGAGCGCATCCCGTACTTGCTCGCGTGTGAACCATTCCGTGTCGCACCAGATAGCCAAGCCGTCAATGAAGAAGCGGCGAAGATGAGCCGTGAGCAGCAACGGATCTTGACGATCGATGAGTTTTTAGTCAGCCGTGACTTGTTGCGCCGTGCAGTCGAATTGATTCCGGAAGAACGCCTGCAAGACAAGGTCGTCATTAAAGACAAAGAACTGACGATCGGTCAGTTCCTCGGAGCAATGGCTCAACATGATCTACACCATATGGAACAAATCAATCAAGTAATTGGTTAA
- a CDS encoding D-alanyl-D-alanine carboxypeptidase family protein — MKRILLLCLSVLLVVGFPTAGQAAPSIQAESYIMADAVTGKILLQSEADVSLPPASMTKLMTLYLVRRQIELKKLTWDQKITPSAKVLKLAKTSGIARVPVKDKTYTVREMYNAAFIKSANDAAVMLAETVAGSEAAFVEKMNETAKQFGMNDTEYANASGLDAVDATLPGTNLMTATDIALLVIRYIKDYPDALDVTNKTQMKLDGEVLNNSNKMLTKEKFAYAGMRGMKTGTTDLAGYCFASVTTRDNMTLVTVVMRTDSDQARFKETKKLLDYGFATFEPLTYYGKGERIKDVLPIKGATVRKLDVVTDGSLYVTVLKQAKTREPRFDFSKTTAPVTKQEVVGAVQVADEGIYLPGFETPRVNLYSATAVPLASVPTRLVRAWTAWSKQIEQAIQQSTLVNFQGDGVK, encoded by the coding sequence ATGAAACGAATTTTACTACTCTGTTTAAGTGTGCTCCTAGTCGTAGGATTTCCTACAGCGGGACAAGCAGCACCTTCGATTCAAGCAGAGTCTTACATAATGGCCGATGCGGTCACAGGGAAAATCCTCCTTCAATCGGAAGCGGATGTTTCGTTGCCCCCTGCTTCGATGACGAAGCTGATGACGCTCTACCTCGTCAGACGACAAATCGAATTGAAAAAACTGACGTGGGATCAAAAAATCACGCCGAGTGCAAAAGTGTTAAAGCTTGCGAAGACGTCCGGAATCGCGCGTGTTCCAGTTAAAGATAAAACATACACGGTTCGCGAGATGTATAATGCGGCGTTCATCAAATCGGCCAATGATGCAGCGGTCATGCTAGCCGAAACTGTCGCCGGTTCAGAAGCGGCGTTCGTTGAAAAGATGAATGAGACAGCAAAACAGTTCGGGATGAACGACACGGAGTATGCGAATGCCTCTGGTCTAGATGCTGTCGATGCGACCCTTCCAGGAACGAATTTGATGACAGCGACCGATATCGCATTACTCGTCATTCGCTACATCAAGGATTACCCGGATGCACTGGATGTGACGAACAAAACACAGATGAAACTTGATGGAGAGGTCTTAAATAACTCGAATAAGATGCTGACGAAGGAAAAATTCGCATATGCCGGCATGCGGGGGATGAAGACCGGAACGACTGATTTAGCCGGTTATTGCTTCGCTAGTGTGACGACGCGGGATAATATGACGCTTGTCACGGTCGTGATGCGAACGGATTCCGATCAAGCCCGTTTCAAGGAAACGAAAAAATTACTCGACTATGGTTTTGCGACGTTTGAGCCATTGACGTATTACGGAAAAGGCGAACGGATCAAAGACGTTCTTCCGATTAAAGGGGCAACCGTCCGAAAGCTAGACGTCGTCACGGACGGTTCGTTATATGTCACGGTCTTAAAACAAGCGAAGACGCGGGAACCACGGTTCGACTTCTCAAAAACAACGGCTCCTGTGACGAAACAAGAAGTCGTCGGTGCGGTGCAGGTCGCGGACGAAGGGATCTATCTACCAGGATTTGAGACACCCCGCGTGAATTTGTATAGCGCAACTGCTGTTCCACTTGCGAGTGTTCCGACACGCCTCGTCCGCGCTTGGACAGCGTGGTCGAAGCAAATTGAACAAGCGATTCAACAATCGACTCTTGTCAACTTCCAAGGCGATGGTGTAAAGTAA
- the pdxS gene encoding pyridoxal 5'-phosphate synthase lyase subunit PdxS, whose product MERQQGTDRVKRGMAEMQKGGVIMDVVNAEQAKIAEAAGAVAVMALERVPSDIRRDGGVARMADPLITEEVLGAVSIPVMAKCRIGHIVEARVLESMGVDFIDESEVLTPADEQYHLLKSEFTVPFVCGARDLGEAARRIAEGAAMIRTKGEPGTGNVVEAVRHMRQIQAQLNQILHVSPDELMTFAKEWGAPYEVLRDIRTQGRLPVVNFAAGGVATPADAALMMHLGADGVFVGSGIFKSEHPERVARAIVEAVTYKDDFERIASLSKGLGTAMKGIDVTSMPFEERMATRGW is encoded by the coding sequence ATGGAACGTCAACAAGGAACGGATCGTGTCAAACGTGGAATGGCTGAAATGCAAAAGGGTGGCGTCATCATGGACGTCGTCAATGCGGAACAAGCGAAGATTGCGGAAGCAGCAGGTGCTGTTGCAGTCATGGCACTTGAACGTGTTCCATCTGATATTCGTCGTGACGGAGGCGTCGCACGAATGGCGGATCCGTTGATTACGGAAGAAGTACTCGGAGCGGTCTCGATTCCCGTCATGGCAAAATGCCGGATTGGTCATATCGTCGAAGCACGTGTTCTCGAATCGATGGGGGTCGATTTCATCGATGAGAGTGAGGTCCTGACTCCGGCAGATGAACAATATCATTTACTGAAGTCAGAGTTCACCGTGCCGTTCGTCTGTGGCGCACGTGATCTTGGGGAAGCCGCTCGTCGCATCGCAGAAGGAGCCGCGATGATTCGGACGAAAGGCGAACCTGGGACTGGGAACGTCGTCGAAGCTGTTCGCCATATGCGACAAATTCAAGCACAATTGAATCAGATTTTACATGTCAGTCCAGATGAATTGATGACATTTGCGAAAGAATGGGGTGCTCCGTACGAAGTATTACGTGATATTCGGACACAGGGACGTCTACCGGTCGTGAACTTTGCAGCCGGGGGAGTCGCGACACCAGCTGATGCCGCACTCATGATGCACCTAGGGGCAGACGGTGTCTTCGTCGGATCAGGGATCTTTAAATCAGAACACCCAGAACGTGTCGCTCGGGCGATTGTCGAAGCCGTTACGTATAAAGATGATTTTGAACGGATCGCGTCTTTATCCAAAGGACTCGGAACAGCAATGAAAGGAATCGATGTCACATCGATGCCGTTTGAGGAACGGATGGCGACACGCGGATGGTAA
- a CDS encoding deoxynucleoside kinase: MNLKLREQYNIPADAVITIGGMVGIGKSTITNGLADALGFRTSLEKVDTNPYLDKFYHDFERWSFHLQIYFLAERFKEQKRIFQYGGGFIQDRSIYEDTGIFAKMHFEKGTMSPTDYETYSSLFDAMVMTPFFPHPDLLIYLEGSFEQVLERIRLRGREMEQQTPIEYWEEMYERYTNWINNFTICPVLRLSIDEYDLLNEPESIDRILAKIEKQLEVARIANTR, encoded by the coding sequence ATGAACTTGAAGCTACGCGAACAATACAACATCCCGGCAGATGCCGTCATTACGATCGGCGGTATGGTCGGGATCGGTAAATCAACGATCACAAACGGATTAGCAGATGCCCTTGGTTTCCGGACGTCACTCGAAAAAGTCGATACGAACCCTTACTTGGATAAATTCTATCATGATTTCGAACGTTGGAGCTTCCACCTCCAAATCTATTTCCTCGCTGAACGCTTCAAGGAGCAAAAGCGGATTTTCCAATACGGTGGTGGTTTCATCCAAGATCGTTCGATCTATGAAGATACAGGGATCTTTGCTAAGATGCATTTCGAAAAAGGAACGATGTCTCCAACAGATTACGAGACATATTCAAGTTTGTTTGACGCAATGGTCATGACACCATTCTTCCCGCATCCGGATCTTTTGATCTATCTTGAAGGTTCGTTCGAACAAGTACTAGAACGAATTCGTCTTCGCGGACGTGAGATGGAGCAACAGACACCAATCGAATATTGGGAAGAGATGTACGAGCGCTATACGAACTGGATCAATAACTTCACGATCTGCCCGGTACTTCGTTTGTCGATCGACGAATACGACTTACTGAACGAGCCAGAATCCATCGACCGGATTCTCGCGAAGATTGAAAAGCAGCTTGAAGTTGCTCGCATTGCCAATACACGCTAA
- the pdxT gene encoding pyridoxal 5'-phosphate synthase glutaminase subunit PdxT, producing the protein MVIGILDVQGAVREHRQQLEGLGVDVVLVKQVSDLDGLDGLVLPGGESTAMRRLIERYELLEPLREKATTLPMFGTCAGMILLATAVEAGQSHLNAISMTVRRNAFGRQIDSFEGLLPVEGIEEPIEAVFIRAPLILSVGEGTRVIAKVEDQIVAVETLLHLACSFHPELTEDDRLHRYFLQKIKQRQSVRS; encoded by the coding sequence ATGGTAATCGGTATTCTGGATGTTCAAGGAGCGGTCCGTGAACATCGACAGCAGCTTGAAGGTCTTGGTGTCGATGTCGTTCTCGTCAAACAAGTGAGCGATCTCGATGGACTCGATGGACTCGTCTTACCAGGAGGCGAATCGACCGCGATGCGTCGATTGATCGAACGCTATGAATTACTGGAACCGCTTCGGGAAAAAGCGACGACGTTACCGATGTTCGGAACATGTGCCGGAATGATTTTACTCGCAACCGCTGTCGAAGCAGGACAAAGTCATCTCAACGCGATTTCGATGACGGTCCGTCGAAATGCCTTCGGTCGACAAATCGATTCATTCGAAGGATTGCTACCGGTTGAAGGAATTGAGGAACCAATCGAAGCAGTGTTCATTCGAGCGCCATTAATTCTGTCTGTCGGGGAAGGAACACGAGTGATTGCGAAAGTTGAAGACCAGATCGTTGCCGTCGAGACATTATTACACCTCGCGTGTTCGTTTCACCCTGAATTGACAGAGGACGATCGCTTGCACCGCTATTTTTTACAAAAAATCAAACAGCGGCAGTCCGTCCGTTCATAA
- the pdxR gene encoding MocR-like pyridoxine biosynthesis transcription factor PdxR: protein MLSFQLTRNQEKPLYEQLYQQIRNEIIAGRLAYGTKLPSKRKLGQFLNLSQTTIELAYQQLVAEGYVESISRKGYFVLAYEELAYVKTSPVIEPRVTKEKPIITYDFHPSKIEGISFPFARWRKYAKDIIDTDHHPLVSLGHPQGDLALREEIATYLYHSRGVVCSPEQIVVGSGVEQLLPLVLFLLGRDVTYGIEDPGYHTTRLLLENHERMIEPIRVDANGLRIDQLQESNVDVMYITPAHQFPSGSILSVNRRHQLLNWAAMDPTRFIIEDDYDSEFRYSGKSIPSLHNMDSNRVIYMSTFSKSLMPSLRIGYMVLPEVLRARYQTELSHYTCSVSRFDQTILTRFMKEGDFERHLNRMRKVYRRKLDVLIQSLRRIPALRLTGESAGLHVVVSVANGMTEQELVRRAQQQGIQVYGLSQYAQLPLLSDTPQIVLGFASLTEQELTEGLRLLMDAWDLRKSS from the coding sequence ATGCTATCATTTCAACTCACGCGCAATCAGGAAAAACCACTTTATGAACAGCTTTATCAACAGATCCGAAATGAAATCATTGCCGGTCGTTTAGCATACGGCACGAAATTACCATCCAAACGAAAACTCGGTCAATTTTTGAACTTAAGTCAAACGACGATTGAGCTTGCTTACCAACAACTCGTCGCAGAAGGATATGTCGAATCCATCTCACGTAAAGGGTACTTCGTTCTTGCCTATGAGGAACTCGCTTACGTCAAAACCTCACCCGTCATCGAACCACGTGTGACTAAAGAAAAACCGATCATCACGTATGATTTTCATCCAAGTAAGATTGAAGGGATCTCTTTCCCATTTGCCCGTTGGCGAAAGTATGCCAAAGATATCATCGATACCGATCACCACCCACTTGTCTCACTCGGTCATCCGCAAGGAGATCTAGCACTACGCGAAGAGATTGCGACCTATCTTTATCATTCCCGTGGTGTCGTCTGTTCTCCTGAACAAATCGTCGTCGGTTCAGGTGTCGAGCAATTGTTGCCGCTCGTCCTCTTCTTACTGGGACGCGACGTCACGTATGGTATCGAGGATCCCGGTTATCATACGACACGCCTCTTACTTGAAAATCATGAACGCATGATTGAACCGATTCGTGTTGATGCGAATGGATTACGAATCGATCAATTACAGGAATCAAACGTCGATGTCATGTATATCACACCAGCACATCAATTTCCGTCCGGTAGCATCTTATCCGTCAACCGAAGACATCAGTTATTAAACTGGGCGGCGATGGATCCGACCCGTTTTATCATCGAAGACGACTACGATAGCGAATTCCGCTACAGCGGTAAATCGATTCCGTCTTTGCACAACATGGACAGCAATCGTGTCATTTACATGAGTACTTTCTCAAAATCACTCATGCCTTCCCTACGGATTGGTTATATGGTCTTACCCGAAGTCTTACGCGCACGGTATCAAACAGAACTATCACACTATACCTGTAGTGTCTCGCGCTTCGATCAAACGATCTTGACGCGCTTCATGAAAGAGGGCGACTTTGAACGACATCTCAATCGGATGCGTAAAGTCTATCGTCGCAAGCTCGACGTCTTAATCCAATCACTTCGCCGGATTCCTGCCTTACGATTGACCGGCGAAAGTGCGGGGCTCCATGTCGTTGTTTCCGTAGCGAACGGGATGACGGAGCAGGAGCTAGTAAGGCGGGCACAACAGCAAGGCATCCAAGTATATGGTCTTTCTCAATACGCCCAGTTACCGCTTCTCTCTGATACGCCTCAAATCGTCCTTGGATTTGCGAGTCTCACTGAGCAAGAGTTGACGGAAGGATTACGATTATTGATGGACGCATGGGACTTGCGTAAATCATCATGA